GAGTTTCATCTACATCGCCATCTACTGGAACAACCACCACCACCTGCTGCACGCCGTGAAGAAGGTGAACGGGCCCATCCTGTGGGCCAACACCCACCTGCTGTTCTGGCTGTCGCTGGTGCCCTTCGCCACGGCGTGGATGGGCGATAACCATTTCGCCGCGCGGCCCGTGGCGCTCTATGGCTTCATCCTGCTCATGGCCAGCCTGGCCTATTACGTCCTCAGTCAGTGCCTCATCCATGTCCAAGGGAAGGATTCGGTGCTTGGCTCCGCCGTGGGCGGCGACCTCAAGGGCAAGCTCTCCTCGGCGATCTACGCCACCGCGATCCTGGCCTCCTTCGCCAATCGCTGGGTGGGCTTCGGCCTCTACTGGGTGGTGGCCCTCATCTGGCTGGTGCCCGATCGGCGCATCGAGCGGGCCATGGGTGAGTAGACCATGGAGGCTGGATCCGCTTCCCATGTTCCGGAGGTGAGATGAGACCCGCTGACGCCACTCTTCGCAAAGTCCTGGCCGGTACCCTTTTCTTCCTGAAGGTTGCCTGTCTGTCCAGTTGTGGCGGCGGGAGCGGCAGCACGACGACGGCTTCACCGACGCCGACGCCGACGCCGGCGCCGGTCCCGGGTTCCTGTGCCCCTTCGCCCTCTGCATCGCTCGTCGTGAACGTCCGTGACGCGCCGTACGGCGCCATGGGCGATGGCGCCACCAACGATACGGATGCCATCCAGAAGGCCGTGAACGCGGTGGCCGGGACCGGAGGCACGGTTCAGATTCCCAGGGGTACCTACATGATCGACGCGGTGGCCACGAGCCCGGGTTACGGCATCCGCCTGGGGAACAACATGACCTTGCGCCTGGAACCTGGCGCGACCCTGAAGGCCCAAACCAACGCCTCTGCGGGTTACATCATGCTCCTGGCCAGCGGCGTCAGCCACGTGAACATCGTGGGGGGCGGCACCATCCAGGGCGACCTCGCCACCCACGCGGGCACGGCCGGAGAAGGAGGCTACTGCCTGCAGCTGAGCAATGGCGCATCGAACATCGTGGTGGCCGACATCACGGCGAGGGAGGGCTGGGGGGATGGCTTCTATGTGTCAGGCGCCAGCAACATCCTGTTCTGCAACGTGACGGCGGATCACAACCGACGCCAGGGCATGTCGATCGTGGACGGCAACCACCTGACGATCAAGAACTCGACTTTTACCCGGACGGTGGGTTACGCGGATACCAGCGGCGCCCTGGTGTGTGGCACGGGCCTCGACATCGAGCCCAATCCGGGCCAGACCGTGAGCGATGTGTTGATCAGCGGTTGCACCTTCTCGGACAACCTCGGCGGGGGCATCTCCTCCGGGCTTTCCCAGGCCAACGCGGGCGTGGCGTTCACGCACGACATCGTGATCGATGGGAACAAGGTCACGGGAAACGGTTCCACAAGCCGCCCCCGACCCGGCATTGAAATCAGCGGCCAGACCAGCCTTCAGCGGATCTCGAACAACCTCGTGGATGGCAACACCAGCATGGGGATCTACCTGCGGGGAGGGGCCACGGACATCCAGGTGACGGGCAACACTGTGAACAACACCCATGCCTCGCCAGGAACAACGGATGTGGTGTTCCGGGCGGGCTACGGCATCCTGGTCGCCTACCTGAAGGGGATCACGGTGACGGGGAATGTGGGCAGCGGCAACGACGGTTGTGGCGTCTGCGACCTCAACCCATCAGGAACGAACACCGTCAGCGGCAACGCAGTGTCGGGCAAGGGCAGCTGCCCCTAAAGGGGACCGCGTGCGGCCTACTGCAGCTCAATGGTGATGGCAGTGGCCATGGCCTTGGCGTTGCGCCGGGCTTCCTCCAGGTTTGCCGCCGCGGCGATGGCCACGGCCAGACGCCGGTGGCCCTTGCACTCGGGCTTTCCGAACAGCCGCACCTGGCTGTCCGGAAGGACCAGGGCCTGCTCCAGGCCGTGGAAGGCGGGAACCCCGTCGCCGTGCCCCAGCAGCGGCACGCTGGCGGCGGGCGAGAGCAGGCGCACGGGCGGGACCGGTAGGCCCAGGATGGCGCGAGCGTGCAGGGCGAATTCACTCATGTTCTGGCTGCCCAGGGTCACCAGGCCCGTGTCGTGGGGGCGCGGACTCACTTCGCTGAAGATGACCTCCTCGCCACGGATGAACAGCTCCACGCCGAAGATGCCGTGGCCGCCGAGGCCCTGCACCACCTGCTGGGCGATGGCCTGGGCCTTGAGCCAGGTGGCCTCGCTCATGGGCATGGGCTGCCAGCTCTCGCGGTAGTCGCCGTCGATCTGAATGTGTCCGATGGGCGGGCAGCACTGGATGCCGTTCACGGCGGACACGGTCAGGGTCGTGATCTCGTAGTCGAAGGCAACGAATCCCTCCACGATGCAGCGTCCGGCTCCGGTGCGGCCACCCTCCTGGGCAGTGGCCCAGGCCGCGTCGATCTGGGCCTCACTCTTGATGACACTCTGGCCTTTGCCGGAGCTGGACATGATGGGCTTCACCACGCAGGGCAGGCCCAGGGCCTGCACCGCCTCGCGCAATTCGGCCTCGGTGGAGACGAACCGGTAGGGAGACGTGGGCAATCCCAGCTCCTCTGCCGCGAAGCGCCGGATGCCCTC
This sequence is a window from Geothrix sp. PMB-07. Protein-coding genes within it:
- the purT gene encoding formate-dependent phosphoribosylglycinamide formyltransferase; its protein translation is MTTLGTPLSSSATRVLLLGSGELGKEVAIELQRLGCEVIACDRYPNAPAMQVAHRSHVFSMLDAAELRRIVTLEKPHLIVPEIEAIATQELLKLEAEGYTVIPSARAANLTMNREGIRRFAAEELGLPTSPYRFVSTEAELREAVQALGLPCVVKPIMSSSGKGQSVIKSEAQIDAAWATAQEGGRTGAGRCIVEGFVAFDYEITTLTVSAVNGIQCCPPIGHIQIDGDYRESWQPMPMSEATWLKAQAIAQQVVQGLGGHGIFGVELFIRGEEVIFSEVSPRPHDTGLVTLGSQNMSEFALHARAILGLPVPPVRLLSPAASVPLLGHGDGVPAFHGLEQALVLPDSQVRLFGKPECKGHRRLAVAIAAAANLEEARRNAKAMATAITIELQ
- a CDS encoding right-handed parallel beta-helix repeat-containing protein, yielding MRPADATLRKVLAGTLFFLKVACLSSCGGGSGSTTTASPTPTPTPAPVPGSCAPSPSASLVVNVRDAPYGAMGDGATNDTDAIQKAVNAVAGTGGTVQIPRGTYMIDAVATSPGYGIRLGNNMTLRLEPGATLKAQTNASAGYIMLLASGVSHVNIVGGGTIQGDLATHAGTAGEGGYCLQLSNGASNIVVADITAREGWGDGFYVSGASNILFCNVTADHNRRQGMSIVDGNHLTIKNSTFTRTVGYADTSGALVCGTGLDIEPNPGQTVSDVLISGCTFSDNLGGGISSGLSQANAGVAFTHDIVIDGNKVTGNGSTSRPRPGIEISGQTSLQRISNNLVDGNTSMGIYLRGGATDIQVTGNTVNNTHASPGTTDVVFRAGYGILVAYLKGITVTGNVGSGNDGCGVCDLNPSGTNTVSGNAVSGKGSCP
- a CDS encoding TMEM175 family protein — its product is MGKNRLEAFSDGVLAIILTIMVLELKVPHGDSFAALATLLPTFVSYALSFIYIAIYWNNHHHLLHAVKKVNGPILWANTHLLFWLSLVPFATAWMGDNHFAARPVALYGFILLMASLAYYVLSQCLIHVQGKDSVLGSAVGGDLKGKLSSAIYATAILASFANRWVGFGLYWVVALIWLVPDRRIERAMGE